A genomic stretch from Setaria italica strain Yugu1 chromosome VII, Setaria_italica_v2.0, whole genome shotgun sequence includes:
- the LOC105914756 gene encoding uncharacterized protein LOC105914756 yields MDFDFERLQPYEEPFYGVIPGKGSYPIGRVILPVTSGTQANYRTEHLTFDVDNFKTSYAILGRPMLARFMAIPHHTYLVLKMPAPNGVLFIYGDVETSYRCDTEAVQLVEALELSAKATAMVAEAQKMSKDQLTIPEKEPTSTELQPNPRVKKICLSLEFSTKTALIGADLSEK; encoded by the coding sequence ATGGACTTCGATTTTGAGCGGCTCCAGCCCTACGAAGAGCCCTTCTACGGTGTCATCCCTGGCAAAGGATCTTACCCCATTGGCCGAGTTATTTTGCCAGTCACTTCTGGCACACAGGCCAACTACCGTACGGAGCACCTCACGTTCGACGTGGACAACTTCAAGACCTCCTATGCCATCCTTGGTAGGCCTATGCTGGCAAGGTTTATGGCAATTCCACACCACACCTACCTTGTCCTCAAGATGCCGGCCCCAAACGGAGTCCTCTTCATTTATGGCGATGTGGAGACATCATACAGATGTGACACCGAGGCAGTTCAGCTCGTAGAAGCCCTGGAGTTATCAGctaaggccaccgccatggtaGCTGAGGCCCAGAAAATGAGCAAAGACCAGCTAACTATCCCTGAGAAGGAGCCGACTTCCACAGAGCTGCAGCCTAACCCTAGGGTCAAGAAGATTTGCCTCAGCCTTGAATTTTCGACCAAGACGGCCCTCATAGGGGCTGACCTCTCGGAGAAATAA